The Polypterus senegalus isolate Bchr_013 chromosome 9, ASM1683550v1, whole genome shotgun sequence genome includes a window with the following:
- the LOC120535244 gene encoding natterin-3-like produces the protein MWNYYASRTDYVCKVHCEPGFYSPSKGSRCFYAYGGKEHYSSSFDILVNRDHFEFLQWVSGKYGSIPSLPIRSCEGYDAFVGKNRYGLGKVVPKHTAFFLPWEGYEYFYKDYDVLSIKPGSYSQKISNVIYDTNQMNFLELPPDVLRVASVDNHECQSAKKSVTLVATTTNEKRWGIQRSTMYGVSVTITAGIPQLISGSVSVSTEKTFTTTLGETSSTSDSHSLSVEVTVQPNHFCRVMMVGKKVTADIPYTARLSRTYWNGKIASTTVVGKYQGVKIGEVKAVIQRCEQIPDAQPCPAA, from the coding sequence ATGTGGAATTATTATGCTTCACGCACCGACTATGTCTGTAAAGTCCACTGTGAACCTGGATTCTACAGCCCGAGTAAAGGTTCAAGATGTTTTTATGCTTATGGCGGAAAAGAGCATTATTCGTCTTCATTTGACATTTTGGTAAACCGGGACCATTTTGAGTTTCTACAGTGGGTATCGGGAAAATATGGTTCAATTCCATCATTACCCATCAGGTCCTGTGAAGGTTACGATGCCTTTGTTGGTAAAAACAGGTATGGCTTAGGTAAGGTGGTTCCAAAGCATACCGCCTTCTTTTTGCCATGGGAGGGTTATGAGTACTTTTACAAGGATTATGATGTCCTCTCCATCAAACCAGGATCTTACAGTCAGAAAATCTCTAATGTCATCTATGATACTAATCAGATGAACTTTCTTGAACTACCTCCTGATGTGCTGAGAGTAGCATCTGTGGATAACCACGAGTGCCAGAGTGCAaagaaaagtgtcaccctagtgGCAACAACCACGAATGAGAAACGCTGGGGCATCCAGCGTTCAACAATGTATGGAGTCTCTGTTACCATCACTGCTGGAATCCCTCAATTGATCTCTGGGTCTGTCAGTGTCTCCACAGAGAAAACGTTCACCACTACTTTGGGCGAAACCTCAAGCACGTCTGACAGTCACTCCTTGTCTGTTGAGGTAACTGTTCAACCCAATCACTTCTGCAGAGTGATGATGGTAGGAAAGAAGGTGACCGCTGACATTCCCTACACCGCCAGGCTGAGCCGCACTTACTGGAATGGCAAGATAGCAAGCACCACTGTTGTCGGCAAATATCAAGGAGTGAAGATTGGGGAAGTGAAAGCTGTGATCCAGCGATGCGAACAAATCCCCGACGCTCAACCCTGTCCAGCTGCATGA